Proteins encoded by one window of Lactobacillus paragasseri:
- the pgmB gene encoding beta-phosphoglucomutase encodes MLKGLIFDLDGVLTNSAVYHLTAWNNLAKELGINLTDEQLNSLRGISRMDSLNLILKYGGQENKYSEAEKEKFAAEKNTKFVEQVEKMTPADILPGIPELLSDAKKQNLKMVIASASKNAPKILTKLGIMDEFDGIVDPATLHRGKPDPEIYEKAQKLLGLNADEVISFEDAQAGVQSIKSAGQFAVGIGDKEVLKEADYVVPTTKELKLSEIESVFNKK; translated from the coding sequence ATGCTTAAAGGCTTAATTTTTGACTTAGATGGGGTTTTAACTAACTCGGCTGTTTACCACTTGACTGCTTGGAATAATTTGGCTAAAGAATTAGGAATTAACCTAACAGATGAACAGCTTAATAGCTTAAGAGGTATTTCAAGAATGGATTCATTAAATTTGATCTTGAAATACGGTGGTCAAGAAAATAAATATTCTGAAGCAGAAAAAGAAAAATTTGCTGCAGAAAAGAATACTAAGTTTGTTGAACAAGTTGAAAAGATGACGCCAGCAGATATTTTACCGGGCATTCCTGAATTACTTAGTGATGCAAAGAAGCAAAATTTAAAGATGGTTATTGCTTCTGCCTCAAAAAACGCACCTAAGATCTTAACTAAATTAGGAATTATGGATGAGTTTGATGGCATTGTTGATCCAGCTACTCTTCATCGAGGAAAACCAGATCCAGAAATTTACGAAAAAGCACAAAAATTACTGGGTTTGAATGCAGATGAAGTTATTAGCTTTGAAGATGCTCAAGCTGGTGTTCAATCAATTAAGAGTGCTGGACAATTTGCAGTAGGGATTGGAGATAAAGAAGTCTTAAAAGAGGCTGATTATGTTGTTCCAACTACTAAAGAATTAAAACTTTCAGAAATTGAATCAGTTTTTAATAAAAAATAA
- a CDS encoding ABC transporter ATP-binding protein encodes MVEVDLNHIYKKYEGNDKYSVNDFDLHIKDKEFIVFVGPSGCGKSTTLRMVAGLEDISKGTLEIDHKVMNDVAPKDRNIAMVFQNYALYPHMSIYDNMAFGLKLRHYKKDEIDKRVKHAAEILGLSEYLDKKPSELSGGQRQRVALGRAIVRDAPIFLMDEPLSNLDAKLRVTMRAEIAKLHQNLGTTTIYVTHDQTEAMTLADRVVVMSVGQVQQIGTPLEVYNKPVNMFVAGFIGSPQMNFFNVHFKGNRISDGKGLNIEIPEGKAKMLKDKGYEDKDLVFGIRPEDIHSEEAFLETWPNQTVKSTVVVSELLGSTIQLYQKVDGTEFVAIVNARDYHTPGDKVEMGFDVNKAHFFDKDTTNAIR; translated from the coding sequence ATGGTTGAAGTAGATTTAAACCATATCTATAAAAAGTACGAAGGAAATGATAAATATTCAGTTAATGACTTTGATTTACACATCAAAGACAAAGAATTTATCGTTTTTGTTGGGCCATCTGGTTGTGGTAAGTCAACTACTTTAAGAATGGTTGCTGGTCTGGAAGATATTTCTAAAGGTACTTTAGAAATTGACCATAAAGTAATGAACGATGTTGCTCCTAAAGATAGAAACATTGCGATGGTATTCCAGAACTATGCTTTATACCCTCACATGTCAATTTACGACAACATGGCTTTTGGATTGAAGCTTCGTCACTACAAGAAAGATGAAATTGATAAACGGGTTAAACATGCTGCTGAAATTTTGGGCTTGTCTGAATACCTTGATAAAAAGCCATCGGAATTGTCTGGTGGTCAAAGACAGCGTGTTGCCTTAGGACGTGCAATTGTGCGAGATGCACCAATCTTCTTGATGGACGAACCTTTATCAAACCTAGATGCAAAATTACGTGTCACAATGCGTGCTGAAATTGCTAAATTACACCAAAACTTAGGAACTACTACTATCTATGTTACTCACGATCAAACTGAAGCTATGACTTTAGCTGACCGAGTAGTTGTTATGTCAGTTGGTCAAGTTCAGCAGATCGGAACGCCACTTGAAGTTTACAACAAGCCTGTAAATATGTTTGTTGCTGGTTTTATCGGTTCTCCGCAAATGAACTTCTTCAATGTTCACTTTAAGGGTAATCGAATTAGTGACGGCAAAGGTTTAAATATCGAAATTCCTGAAGGTAAGGCTAAGATGCTTAAAGATAAGGGATATGAAGATAAAGACTTAGTCTTTGGTATTCGTCCAGAAGACATTCACTCAGAAGAAGCCTTCCTTGAGACTTGGCCAAACCAAACTGTTAAATCTACAGTTGTCGTTTCTGAATTGCTGGGATCAACTATTCAACTTTATCAAAAAGTAGATGGCACAGAATTTGTAGCCATCGTAAATGCCCGTGATTACCATACTCCAGGCGATAAGGTAGAAATGGGATTTGATGTCAACAAAGCTCACTTCTTTGATAAAGATACAACGAATGCCATTCGTTAA
- a CDS encoding extracellular solute-binding protein: MKLWKKLALGSVVALSAISLTACGKSSNSNESKSSDKQLTLWVDTARVSWYKGVVKDFEKEHPNIKVKVTQNPNGSANAKTDVGKDPSKAADVFGVPNDQLGQMADSGYINPLSPSDTKEIKKNSVPEAYKGAEWKGKLYAYPYAEQAQTVYYDKSKLSPEDVKSWKTMTSKGVVATDFTNAYVMWPVMFSAGTKLFGDSGEEVKGSTFDSQNGVNAMKWYAEQKNNKGVMQTSNALNQLKKGHAQAILDGPWNAANIKKILGKNLGVAPYPTIELGGKTAQMEAFLGIECFAVNSHTSNAKNAAILAKYLSNKENQLIVHKNAGEIPVNKAAQNTTEVKNDPVAKAVIQMAQPGYSVLQPKLPQMSIFWNDSAPLISGAYDGKIKPSQYKTKLAKLQKSISKKE, from the coding sequence ATGAAGTTATGGAAAAAATTGGCTTTAGGTAGTGTCGTAGCTTTATCAGCTATTTCATTAACTGCCTGTGGTAAGAGTTCTAATTCAAACGAATCAAAGAGCTCAGATAAACAACTAACCCTTTGGGTAGATACTGCTCGTGTTAGTTGGTACAAGGGTGTTGTAAAAGACTTTGAAAAAGAACACCCTAACATTAAAGTTAAGGTTACCCAAAACCCTAATGGTTCTGCTAATGCCAAGACTGACGTTGGTAAGGACCCTTCAAAGGCCGCAGATGTTTTTGGTGTTCCAAACGACCAATTAGGTCAAATGGCAGATTCAGGTTATATCAACCCACTTTCACCATCTGATACTAAAGAAATTAAGAAAAACTCAGTTCCAGAAGCATATAAGGGTGCTGAATGGAAAGGTAAGCTTTACGCATATCCATACGCAGAACAAGCACAAACCGTTTACTACGACAAGTCTAAGCTTTCTCCAGAAGATGTTAAATCTTGGAAGACCATGACTTCTAAAGGTGTAGTTGCAACCGACTTTACTAACGCTTACGTAATGTGGCCAGTAATGTTCTCAGCAGGCACTAAGCTATTTGGCGACAGCGGAGAAGAAGTAAAGGGTTCAACATTTGACTCACAAAATGGTGTTAACGCAATGAAGTGGTATGCAGAACAAAAGAATAACAAGGGTGTTATGCAAACCTCTAACGCACTTAACCAATTAAAGAAGGGTCACGCTCAAGCTATCTTAGATGGTCCATGGAATGCAGCAAACATTAAGAAGATCTTAGGTAAGAACTTGGGCGTTGCACCATATCCAACTATTGAACTTGGTGGCAAGACTGCTCAAATGGAAGCTTTCTTAGGTATTGAATGTTTCGCAGTTAACTCTCATACTTCTAACGCTAAGAATGCTGCAATATTGGCTAAATACTTATCAAACAAAGAAAACCAATTAATCGTTCACAAGAATGCTGGTGAAATTCCTGTAAACAAGGCAGCTCAAAATACTACAGAAGTTAAGAATGATCCAGTTGCTAAGGCTGTAATTCAAATGGCTCAACCAGGCTACTCAGTTCTTCAACCAAAATTGCCACAAATGTCAATCTTCTGGAACGACTCAGCTCCATTAATTAGTGGTGCATACGACGGCAAGATTAAGCCATCACAATACAAGACTAAGCTTGCTAAATTACAAAAGAGTATTTCTAAGAAAGAATAA
- a CDS encoding carbohydrate ABC transporter permease has translation MFKKKHATPAVTLKETWKDGDTATKLTFFIMGLNAIKHRQWLKGFSLLFSEIVFLIWFFLSGIHSIAGLSNLGAIKTKRVIFDKAQGVYVTQQPDNSVLILLFGILALFIVAGFIYLYIINLKSNKHTFLLEKRHEHIPTNREEIASLFDQRLHATLMTIPIVLIILFTVLPTVFMISMAFTNYDRQHSIGFSWTGFQAFGNVLGGDLAGTFFPVLGWTLIWAVAATATTFFFGVLLALLIESKGIKHKNLWRTIFVIVYAVPQFVSLLMMAQFLDYQGPLNTLLMNWGWISHPIHFIDNQASPLVARITVIVVNMWIGIPVSMLTSTAIIQNLPQDQIEAARIDGASPVQIFNHITFPQILFVMSPALIQQFIGNINNFNVIYLLTGGAPMNNNYNGAGSTDLLVTWLYNLTFGQEQRYNASAVLGILIFIISATFSLIAYRHTNAYKEG, from the coding sequence ATGTTTAAGAAAAAACATGCTACGCCTGCGGTTACCTTAAAGGAAACGTGGAAAGATGGAGATACCGCAACCAAATTAACATTCTTCATCATGGGTTTAAATGCTATAAAGCATCGGCAATGGCTAAAAGGATTTTCGCTTTTATTTTCCGAAATTGTATTTTTAATTTGGTTCTTTTTAAGTGGAATTCATTCAATTGCTGGCTTGAGCAATTTAGGTGCAATAAAAACGAAACGAGTTATATTTGATAAAGCACAAGGAGTATATGTTACTCAGCAACCAGATAATTCAGTTTTGATCTTATTATTTGGTATTTTGGCTTTATTCATCGTTGCTGGCTTTATTTACCTATATATCATTAATCTGAAATCTAATAAGCATACTTTCTTATTAGAAAAAAGACATGAACATATTCCAACTAACCGCGAAGAGATTGCATCTTTGTTTGACCAAAGATTACATGCAACCTTGATGACAATTCCAATTGTTTTAATTATCTTATTTACTGTTTTGCCAACTGTCTTCATGATTTCCATGGCCTTCACTAATTATGATCGTCAACACTCAATCGGATTTTCATGGACTGGATTCCAAGCATTTGGAAACGTGTTAGGAGGAGACTTAGCTGGTACTTTCTTCCCAGTTCTAGGTTGGACTTTGATTTGGGCAGTGGCAGCTACTGCTACTACTTTCTTCTTTGGAGTTTTGCTTGCACTTTTGATTGAATCAAAGGGGATCAAGCACAAGAACTTATGGAGAACAATCTTTGTAATTGTCTATGCTGTACCACAATTCGTTTCTCTATTAATGATGGCTCAATTCCTTGATTATCAAGGACCATTGAATACATTACTTATGAACTGGGGCTGGATTAGCCACCCAATTCACTTCATTGATAATCAGGCTAGTCCACTTGTCGCAAGAATTACAGTTATCGTGGTTAACATGTGGATTGGTATCCCAGTTTCAATGCTAACTTCAACTGCTATTATTCAAAACTTACCTCAGGACCAAATTGAAGCTGCACGTATTGATGGTGCAAGTCCAGTACAAATTTTTAATCACATTACATTCCCACAAATTCTCTTTGTAATGTCTCCAGCTTTGATTCAGCAATTTATTGGTAACATCAACAACTTCAATGTTATCTACTTGCTGACTGGTGGTGCGCCAATGAATAATAACTACAACGGCGCTGGTTCTACTGACTTGCTAGTAACTTGGCTATATAACTTAACATTTGGTCAAGAGCAACGCTACAATGCCTCAGCTGTCTTAGGTATCTTGATCTTTATCATTAGTGCAACATTCTCACTAATTGCATATCGTCATACTAATGCGTACAAGGAGGGCTAA
- a CDS encoding sugar ABC transporter permease translates to MKSYHNQRKIALIFRYVLLAILAVLWIFPIIWIILASFSYNNTGFVSTIWPDKFTWQNYIGIFTNSQYPFVNWVLNTLFVAVISATLSTFVTIAVAYVLSRLRFRFRKPFLQIALVLGMFPGFMSMIALYYILKALNMLNLGGLILVYVGGAGLGFYIAKGFFDTMPRAIDEAAEIDGATKWQVFIHIGLPLSKPMIVYTALTSFMAPWVDFIFSGIILSTSGNPKTYTVAYGLYNMVHSSKGMMAQFFTQFIAGCVVIAIPITILFIVMQKFYVNGITAGADKG, encoded by the coding sequence ATGAAGTCTTATCATAATCAAAGAAAGATTGCATTAATCTTTAGATATGTTCTATTAGCCATCTTGGCCGTTTTATGGATATTCCCAATTATTTGGATTATTTTAGCTAGTTTTTCATACAACAACACAGGATTCGTATCTACCATTTGGCCAGATAAGTTTACTTGGCAAAATTATATTGGTATCTTTACTAACTCACAGTATCCATTTGTCAACTGGGTATTAAATACATTGTTTGTCGCTGTTATCTCAGCAACATTATCAACTTTTGTTACAATTGCGGTTGCTTACGTATTATCAAGATTACGTTTCCGCTTCCGTAAGCCATTCTTACAAATTGCTTTAGTTTTAGGGATGTTCCCAGGCTTCATGTCAATGATTGCTTTATACTACATCTTAAAAGCTTTGAACATGTTAAACCTTGGCGGCTTGATCTTAGTTTATGTTGGTGGTGCAGGATTAGGTTTCTACATTGCTAAAGGATTCTTTGATACAATGCCACGTGCAATTGATGAAGCCGCTGAAATTGATGGTGCAACTAAGTGGCAAGTATTTATTCATATTGGATTGCCACTTTCAAAACCAATGATCGTTTATACCGCACTTACTTCATTCATGGCTCCATGGGTAGACTTCATTTTCTCAGGTATTATCCTCTCTACCTCTGGAAATCCGAAGACTTACACGGTTGCGTATGGTTTATACAACATGGTCCACTCATCAAAAGGTATGATGGCTCAATTCTTTACTCAATTCATTGCTGGTTGTGTGGTTATCGCTATTCCAATTACAATTTTGTTCATTGTAATGCAGAAGTTCTACGTTAACGGAATTACAGCAGGTGCTGATAAGGGTTAA